The Pyrococcus kukulkanii genome contains a region encoding:
- a CDS encoding RNA-guided endonuclease InsQ/TnpB family protein: MRVKLTRTVVLESCPLTRRKFEAVKEVYTDYSGLLLILTEHAFENKIRNPVKLRSSIPPELKVKYELPSHYYYTVCQDAVARVKGFLGKKRKGKAKTEKPVIRRVSVWLDDVLWDYKRFPQFNTLKNGRKILIIRLTTKRGPIKLPLKPHKLFFKYLSEGWRVKAGVKLKLVEEERKVLAYFTFEKEFDEPEVTGSFIAVDYNADNVSFGNHEFLIQVRTELGRLTRFYSDVRKNVQESHLTGWRRKLPSRKGRKLLKKFGQRKMNRRVDLQRKMAKRLVEVARETNSTIILEAIPKNFNQRVTKRRKKNEKRLRNTLHNIGMSSFQRFVFEKAVESGVPVVFINPAYSSQVCPNCGAFGVRPDDDALRRRVFECPVCGFNLDRDFTAVLNLVGLFPFSPKADEPPAEGTVFPMTLVAEANLLHHKNSLIVISQCLQRQ, encoded by the coding sequence ATGCGTGTAAAACTAACGAGAACAGTAGTCCTTGAAAGTTGCCCACTAACGAGGAGAAAGTTTGAGGCTGTAAAGGAGGTTTACACGGATTATTCTGGATTATTACTAATCCTGACCGAGCATGCCTTTGAAAATAAGATTAGGAACCCAGTCAAGCTTAGGAGTTCCATACCACCCGAACTGAAGGTAAAGTACGAATTGCCAAGCCACTATTATTACACTGTTTGCCAGGATGCAGTTGCTAGAGTCAAGGGTTTTCTTGGAAAGAAGAGGAAGGGTAAAGCCAAAACAGAAAAACCAGTAATCAGGAGAGTCTCGGTATGGCTGGATGACGTCTTGTGGGATTATAAGAGGTTCCCACAGTTCAACACTCTAAAAAACGGGAGGAAGATATTGATAATCAGGTTAACGACCAAAAGAGGACCAATAAAACTCCCCCTAAAACCGCACAAGCTATTCTTCAAGTACTTGAGTGAGGGGTGGAGGGTCAAGGCGGGAGTGAAACTCAAGTTAGTTGAAGAGGAGAGGAAAGTTCTTGCATACTTCACCTTTGAGAAGGAGTTTGATGAACCCGAAGTTACGGGAAGCTTTATTGCAGTGGACTACAATGCTGATAATGTTTCCTTTGGCAATCACGAGTTCTTAATCCAAGTGCGAACAGAATTGGGGAGATTAACGAGGTTTTATTCTGATGTAAGAAAGAATGTTCAGGAGTCTCACCTCACTGGTTGGAGGAGGAAACTTCCATCGAGGAAGGGGAGAAAACTCCTCAAAAAATTCGGTCAAAGGAAGATGAACAGGAGGGTTGATTTACAGAGAAAAATGGCAAAGAGGCTAGTTGAAGTTGCAAGGGAAACCAATTCAACAATAATCCTTGAAGCAATTCCAAAGAATTTCAACCAGCGAGTAACTAAAAGAAGGAAGAAGAATGAGAAGAGGTTAAGGAATACTCTGCACAATATTGGGATGAGCAGTTTCCAGAGGTTTGTTTTTGAAAAGGCTGTTGAATCTGGTGTTCCAGTTGTTTTCATAAACCCTGCATACTCCTCACAAGTTTGCCCTAATTGTGGCGCGTTTGGGGTTAGACCCGATGACGACGCACTGCGTCGGAGGGTTTTTGAGTGTCCTGTTTGCGGGTTTAATCTTGATAGGGATTTTACTGCTGTATTGAACTTGGTGGGGCTGTTTCCGTTCAGCCCAAAGGCTGATGAACCGCCAGCTGAGGGGACGGTGTTCCCAATGACGCTGGTGGCTGAAGCCAACCTCCTGCACCACAAAAACTCCTTGATAGTGATTAGCCAGTGTTTGCAACGACAGTAG
- a CDS encoding ATP-binding protein, whose translation MIRKFVNRKEELEILEGLWGKEGLTFVLIYGRRRVGKTRLLDEFSKGKDRIFIMFEDKPREYNFKLISRKVSEFIGINVNIPDFPSLFSLLKRLTNRRILIILDEFSYLIKKEGEILSEFARAIEENKDLNAMVVVSGSYVSLLERELFRYSSPIYGRSDANIKVQPLKFKHLFEWFDANAEELVKIYSVTGGTPKYLEFFKGDNTEEEIKNNFFNPSSFLFREAKALLSEELRELSVYLTILEAIARGNTRITQIANFCYMKENQIMPYLRTLSELGIIRKVVPLFGKRGIYEISDNYFLFWSRFVSPYYEEIESNFPESAIEDFTRNFNSFLGKPFEGIAREFLIEANRKGLLPFQFTKLGRWWHRGEEIDIVALNERDRKALLVEVKWSDLTKRRIKKILRELERKAILLGLDDYEIHFSIIAKRAGGKEEFELVFDLRDIEGLMRGRESA comes from the coding sequence ATGATTAGAAAATTTGTGAACAGAAAAGAGGAGCTAGAGATCCTTGAGGGGTTGTGGGGGAAGGAGGGCCTGACATTTGTTTTGATATATGGAAGGAGAAGGGTTGGAAAAACTAGACTCTTAGATGAGTTTTCAAAGGGAAAAGACAGAATATTCATTATGTTCGAGGACAAACCTAGGGAATACAACTTCAAGCTGATATCAAGGAAAGTTTCGGAATTCATCGGAATTAACGTGAATATACCAGACTTTCCCTCGCTTTTCAGTCTTCTAAAACGGTTAACAAATAGGAGGATCCTCATAATCTTGGATGAGTTCTCATACTTAATAAAAAAGGAAGGAGAAATCTTGAGCGAATTTGCAAGGGCCATAGAGGAGAATAAAGATCTAAATGCAATGGTAGTTGTTTCCGGCTCCTACGTCTCGCTACTCGAAAGGGAACTGTTCAGGTATTCGAGCCCCATCTACGGAAGGAGCGATGCAAACATAAAGGTTCAGCCCCTAAAATTTAAGCACCTGTTTGAGTGGTTTGATGCAAATGCTGAGGAACTGGTAAAGATATACTCCGTAACCGGGGGCACACCAAAGTACCTAGAATTCTTCAAAGGGGATAACACTGAGGAGGAAATAAAAAACAACTTCTTCAATCCCTCCTCATTTCTCTTTAGAGAAGCCAAAGCCCTGCTTAGTGAAGAGTTAAGGGAACTGTCGGTTTATCTCACGATCTTAGAGGCGATAGCGAGGGGAAACACAAGAATAACCCAGATAGCAAACTTCTGTTATATGAAGGAGAATCAAATAATGCCTTACCTCAGAACCCTCAGCGAGCTTGGAATAATTCGGAAGGTCGTTCCCCTCTTCGGCAAGAGGGGGATATATGAGATCTCCGACAATTACTTCCTATTTTGGTCAAGGTTCGTTAGCCCATACTACGAAGAAATTGAAAGCAACTTCCCCGAGAGTGCAATAGAGGACTTCACCAGGAACTTCAACTCATTCCTGGGCAAGCCCTTTGAGGGAATTGCAAGGGAGTTCTTAATTGAAGCAAACAGGAAGGGACTACTCCCTTTCCAATTCACAAAACTAGGCAGATGGTGGCATAGAGGGGAGGAGATTGACATAGTTGCACTAAATGAAAGGGATAGGAAGGCACTCCTCGTTGAAGTCAAGTGGAGTGACCTGACAAAGAGAAGGATAAAGAAAATACTTAGGGAGCTCGAGAGAAAGGCAATCCTTCTAGGACTTGACGACTATGAGATACATTTTAGCATAATTGCGAAGAGAGCTGGAGGTAAGGAAGAATTTGAACTGGTCTTTGACCTAAGGGATATAGAAGGGTTAATGCGGGGGAGAGAAAGTGCTTAA
- a CDS encoding exosome complex RNA-binding protein Csl4: MDEEQKRRTVKEGDFVLPGDYLGVIEEYLPGDGVIVEDGNLYSARAGWVKIDKDKIEISLKPASSTPPIPKVGDIVYARVIDVKQQAVLLRMIKIEGRDNREIATSKLAGIHISQVKDGFVEDLRNEFKIGDIVRARVITDEKSPIQLTTKDPDLGVVYALCSKCRTPLVRKGNQLVCPKCGNVETRKLSTLYRKVKL, encoded by the coding sequence TTGGATGAGGAGCAAAAGAGGAGGACAGTGAAGGAGGGAGATTTCGTTCTTCCTGGGGACTACCTGGGTGTAATAGAGGAGTACCTTCCTGGAGATGGCGTCATAGTCGAGGACGGCAACCTCTATTCGGCAAGGGCCGGCTGGGTTAAGATAGACAAGGACAAGATAGAGATAAGCCTCAAGCCAGCCTCCTCAACACCGCCAATTCCAAAAGTGGGGGACATAGTGTACGCGAGGGTTATAGACGTTAAGCAACAGGCTGTCCTTCTGAGGATGATAAAGATTGAGGGCAGGGACAACAGGGAGATAGCGACATCAAAGCTCGCTGGAATACACATCTCTCAGGTCAAGGATGGCTTCGTTGAGGATTTGAGGAACGAGTTCAAGATAGGGGACATAGTAAGGGCGAGAGTTATAACCGATGAAAAAAGCCCGATCCAACTTACGACAAAGGATCCCGACCTTGGCGTTGTCTATGCCCTCTGCTCGAAGTGTAGGACTCCGCTGGTTAGAAAGGGCAACCAGCTCGTCTGCCCGAAGTGCGGGAACGTTGAGACGAGAAAGCTTTCCACACTCTACAGGAAGGTGAAACTATGA
- a CDS encoding DUF2067 family protein, translating to MRAKKVIVIHVRDDVEKEEFMKEVQRLNLPAFVYIHGKLNSLKVNVQGTKDEIREALRAIREAHKRVRGRLYPDRQGLFTYSPDDIFREASANVSLPILIRALELMGERVEVKDEYIKTSMPWREIVELVKKLSEVVNQIALQTTRQIREVVAPVSVVYDIDPEELLDLLVDLGLAEYKEDKFKYELIKNKEQALEELLRHLEGEEDEDRGHKERGELA from the coding sequence ATGAGGGCCAAGAAGGTCATAGTCATTCATGTAAGGGATGACGTCGAGAAGGAGGAGTTCATGAAGGAGGTTCAAAGATTAAATCTCCCTGCATTCGTCTACATCCACGGCAAGCTAAACTCCCTTAAGGTCAACGTTCAGGGAACCAAGGATGAGATAAGAGAAGCTTTAAGGGCCATTAGGGAGGCCCACAAGAGAGTCAGGGGGAGGCTCTACCCTGACAGACAGGGGCTCTTCACGTACTCTCCTGACGATATATTCAGGGAGGCTAGTGCCAACGTTTCCCTTCCTATTCTGATAAGGGCCCTGGAGCTGATGGGGGAGAGGGTCGAAGTAAAGGATGAGTACATAAAGACTTCAATGCCTTGGAGGGAGATCGTCGAGCTCGTGAAGAAGCTCAGCGAGGTTGTGAATCAGATAGCCCTACAGACTACAAGGCAGATCAGGGAGGTAGTTGCTCCGGTCTCTGTGGTTTACGACATCGACCCCGAAGAGCTCCTCGACCTTCTCGTCGATTTGGGGTTGGCAGAGTACAAGGAGGATAAGTTTAAATACGAACTAATAAAGAACAAGGAGCAGGCCTTAGAGGAACTCTTAAGGCACCTTGAGGGTGAGGAGGATGAAGATAGAGGTCATAAAGAAAGAGGAGAACTTGCTTGA
- a CDS encoding DNA-directed RNA polymerase subunit L, with protein MKIEVIKKEENLLEFYLEGEDHTFANLLVETLRENPHVKFTAYTIEHPITMARKPRFRVVTDGKVTPEQALEEAAKKIFERAKEVLDAWEKAIKK; from the coding sequence ATGAAGATAGAGGTCATAAAGAAAGAGGAGAACTTGCTTGAATTTTACTTGGAGGGTGAGGATCACACGTTCGCCAACTTGCTAGTGGAGACCCTTAGAGAGAACCCTCACGTCAAGTTCACGGCTTACACGATAGAGCACCCGATAACAATGGCAAGGAAGCCGAGATTCAGGGTGGTCACGGACGGGAAGGTTACCCCTGAGCAGGCCCTAGAGGAGGCGGCAAAGAAGATATTCGAGAGGGCCAAGGAAGTCCTTGATGCCTGGGAAAAGGCGATAAAGAAATGA
- a CDS encoding HEPN domain-containing protein — protein MAVFHSQQAIEKSLKLLLEEKMGKYVRTHDILFLKSLLEEFSDITELLNDEEFIERLHEGYFYGRYWDKPISPFKDFEVQKAIYLAEQIFERIKHLLEE, from the coding sequence ATGGCAGTATTTCACTCTCAGCAAGCCATTGAAAAGAGCCTTAAGCTTCTGCTTGAGGAGAAAATGGGGAAATACGTTAGAACCCATGATATACTGTTCTTGAAAAGTCTTCTTGAAGAATTTTCAGACATAACAGAGCTCTTAAATGACGAGGAGTTTATTGAAAGATTGCATGAAGGTTATTTTTATGGGAGATACTGGGACAAGCCAATAAGCCCTTTTAAAGATTTTGAAGTTCAAAAGGCAATTTATCTAGCAGAACAAATTTTTGAACGGATCAAACACCTTCTCGAAGAATGA
- a CDS encoding DNA cytosine methyltransferase — protein sequence MKVLDLFAGAGGFSLGFKLSGFEIVGAVENFKPKAKTYSYNFPGVKVVAQDIKLVDPREFEEVDVVIGGPPCEPFTAISQRRMEEPRDRLYRDPMGRLVLEFIRFVKVLKPKVFVMENVPQIMEVEKYLRKEFEKAGYDVYFNVLNALDYGVPQIRRRVFISNIELKPRKVKGPRKVWDVLKDVPIDAPNNELWNPPGKVRRKIPYLRWGQAAQRFGRFQNWIRLHPYKPAPTVRGNSRFVHPFEDRPLTVREQARLMGFPDDFVFLGGRRVQFDSVGEAVPPPLAKAIAEFILREGV from the coding sequence ATGAAGGTTTTGGATTTATTTGCCGGAGCTGGGGGCTTTTCTCTCGGCTTTAAACTTTCTGGGTTCGAGATCGTTGGTGCGGTGGAGAACTTCAAGCCCAAGGCCAAGACTTACTCCTATAACTTCCCTGGGGTTAAAGTTGTAGCCCAGGATATAAAGCTGGTAGATCCCAGGGAGTTTGAGGAGGTAGATGTTGTAATTGGAGGGCCTCCATGCGAGCCGTTTACTGCTATAAGCCAGAGGAGAATGGAAGAGCCTAGGGACAGGCTGTACAGGGATCCCATGGGAAGGCTAGTTTTGGAGTTCATCAGGTTCGTTAAAGTCCTAAAGCCCAAGGTCTTCGTCATGGAGAATGTTCCTCAGATCATGGAAGTCGAGAAGTACTTAAGGAAGGAATTTGAGAAGGCTGGGTACGATGTTTACTTCAACGTCCTGAACGCTTTAGATTACGGTGTTCCCCAGATCAGGAGGAGAGTATTTATATCAAACATAGAGCTCAAGCCAAGGAAGGTTAAGGGTCCCAGGAAGGTTTGGGACGTTCTCAAGGACGTTCCCATAGATGCCCCAAACAACGAGCTCTGGAACCCTCCGGGAAAGGTCAGAAGGAAGATACCCTACCTGAGATGGGGCCAGGCTGCACAGAGGTTCGGAAGGTTCCAGAACTGGATTAGGCTTCATCCCTACAAGCCTGCACCGACCGTCAGGGGAAACAGCAGGTTCGTTCATCCATTCGAGGACAGGCCGTTAACCGTTAGGGAGCAGGCGAGGCTGATGGGCTTTCCCGATGACTTCGTTTTCCTGGGAGGGAGAAGGGTTCAGTTCGACAGCGTCGGTGAGGCCGTCCCTCCTCCCCTTGCGAAGGCTATAGCTGAATTCATTCTTCGAGAAGGTGTTTGA
- a CDS encoding 2,3-bisphosphoglycerate-independent phosphoglycerate mutase produces MLHPPLVINVQRKGILIIIDGLGDRPIKEFNGKTPLEYANTPNMDKLAKIGILGQQDPIKPGQPAGSDTAHLSIFGYDPYKTYRGRGFFEALGVGLDLDEDDLAFRVNFATIENGIIVDRRAGRISTEEAHELAKAIQEQVDIGVDFIFKGATGHRAVLVLKGMAKGYKVGENDPHVEGKPPHKFDWEDEESKKVAEILEEFVKKAHEVLERHPINEKRRKEGKPVANYLLIRGAGTYPDIPMKFTGQWKVKAGAVVAVALVKGVARAIGFDVYTPEGATGEYNTDEMAKAKKAVELLKDYDFVFVHFKPTDAAGHDNNPKLKAEMIEKADRMIGYIVDHVNLDEVVIAITGDHSTPCEVKNHSGDPVPLLIAGGGVRADYTESFGEREAMRGGLGRIRGHDIVPIMMDLMNRTEKFGA; encoded by the coding sequence ATGCTACATCCACCCTTGGTGATAAACGTGCAGAGGAAGGGAATTCTCATAATTATAGATGGCCTTGGAGACAGGCCCATAAAGGAATTCAACGGTAAAACGCCCCTTGAATACGCCAACACTCCGAACATGGATAAGCTCGCTAAAATCGGAATTCTCGGCCAGCAGGATCCAATAAAGCCCGGACAGCCGGCTGGAAGTGATACCGCCCACTTGAGCATCTTCGGCTACGATCCCTACAAGACGTATAGGGGAAGGGGCTTCTTTGAGGCATTGGGTGTTGGCCTCGACTTGGATGAAGACGATCTCGCTTTCAGAGTAAACTTTGCAACCATAGAGAACGGCATAATAGTTGACAGGAGGGCAGGCAGGATTAGCACTGAAGAGGCCCACGAGCTCGCCAAGGCCATTCAGGAGCAGGTTGACATTGGCGTTGACTTCATATTTAAGGGTGCAACCGGCCACAGGGCCGTCCTCGTCTTAAAGGGAATGGCTAAGGGCTACAAGGTTGGAGAGAACGATCCTCACGTTGAAGGAAAGCCTCCTCACAAGTTCGACTGGGAAGACGAGGAGAGCAAGAAGGTTGCCGAAATCCTTGAGGAGTTCGTAAAGAAGGCTCACGAGGTTTTGGAGAGGCACCCGATAAACGAGAAGAGAAGGAAGGAAGGGAAGCCAGTCGCAAACTACCTCCTGATTAGGGGGGCTGGAACTTATCCCGATATTCCTATGAAGTTCACAGGGCAGTGGAAGGTTAAGGCAGGGGCAGTTGTTGCAGTGGCGTTAGTGAAGGGAGTTGCGAGGGCCATAGGCTTCGATGTGTACACTCCTGAGGGCGCAACGGGAGAGTATAACACCGATGAGATGGCGAAGGCTAAGAAGGCCGTGGAGTTACTGAAGGACTACGACTTCGTGTTCGTCCACTTCAAGCCTACTGATGCTGCTGGCCACGATAACAATCCAAAGCTTAAAGCTGAAATGATAGAGAAGGCCGACAGGATGATAGGTTACATAGTTGACCACGTCAACCTTGACGAGGTCGTTATAGCAATAACTGGAGACCACTCGACACCTTGTGAGGTTAAGAACCACAGCGGTGATCCGGTGCCCCTCCTGATCGCGGGAGGTGGAGTTAGGGCAGACTACACGGAGAGCTTTGGTGAGAGGGAGGCAATGCGCGGAGGGCTTGGAAGGATAAGGGGCCACGATATAGTGCCCATAATGATGGATCTTATGAACAGAACCGAGAAGTTTGGGGCTTGA
- a CDS encoding nucleotidyltransferase domain-containing protein → MNREVIIKLQKFAEELKSMLGDDLVAVIIFGSVLKSKNFDDVDVLVIAKNPQKYMEKIRGIRLKYRKEVGRFIDLNIISPENLISPLFTPLLHLEKFCTLPANGML, encoded by the coding sequence ATGAACAGGGAGGTAATTATAAAACTCCAAAAATTCGCAGAGGAACTGAAAAGCATGTTGGGAGATGATCTAGTAGCCGTTATCATATTTGGATCTGTTCTAAAGTCCAAGAACTTTGATGACGTTGATGTACTCGTTATCGCAAAGAATCCCCAGAAGTACATGGAAAAAATAAGGGGTATTAGACTAAAATACAGGAAGGAGGTAGGGAGGTTCATAGATCTAAACATAATTAGTCCCGAGAATTTGATAAGCCCATTGTTTACACCGCTGTTGCATTTGGAGAAATTCTGTACTCTTCCAGCGAATGGAATGCTCTAA
- a CDS encoding DEAD/DEAH box helicase, with protein sequence MLFVIKRGRKRSELEAFVIENPPEKISRIRNVKADRVLRLIMRDNRLFKVLEGSQYRNPKEIEKMLRNSRIILADAQEWEEYFKRKLMNKNVEKASLCRLCLIRGEITVLTEGNRIKYRDEYICERCAEEELKAELRMRFNSIGMFEQAKKLLEKFRDLDKVLYAFDPRFDPTDHPEVTKWDELKAKHIKVERMSIDDLNIPERLKDVLKLEGIRELLPVQVLAVKRGLLEGENLLVVSATASGKTLIGELAGIPKALEGKKMLFLVPLVALANQKYEDFKRRYSKLGLKVAIRVGMSRIKTKEEPIVVDTGIDADIIVGTYEGIDYLLRAGKRIGNVGTVVIDEIHMIDDEERGPRLDGLIARLRRLYPKAQFIGLSATIGNPEELAKSLGMKLVLYDERPVDLERHIIIARNESEKWRYIAKLCKAEAMRKSEKGFKGQTIVFTFSRKRCHELASFLTGKGLKARPYHSGLPYKQRKITEMEFQAQMIDVVVTTAALGAGVDFPASQVVFESLAMGNKWLTVREFHQMLGRAGRPMYHEKGKVYLIVEPGRKYSAQMEGTEDEVALKLLTSPIEPVVVEWGEELEEDNVLAHACVFNNLRVIEEVHSLTLGASQSASEVLKRLEEKDMVRVRGSKVEVTPYGRAVSMSFLLPSEAEFIRENLGKSDPLGIAIKLFPFENVYLPGFLQREIESAVRGRISSNLFSSSFAAVLEELDKIIPEISPNAADRLFLIYQDFFNCPEQDCTEFAMERIARKIVDLRIEGREPSKISEYFRKIYGLIVYPGDVFTWLDGIIRKLEAIERIAKVFNARDVLNEASLIKREIEEGRRFKVSGRDKMVGGRGSWMRSKRGGQ encoded by the coding sequence ATGCTCTTTGTAATTAAGAGGGGAAGGAAAAGAAGTGAACTTGAGGCTTTCGTTATTGAAAATCCCCCGGAGAAGATATCTCGAATAAGGAACGTTAAAGCTGATCGTGTTTTAAGGCTAATAATGCGTGACAATAGGTTATTTAAAGTTCTCGAGGGTAGCCAGTACAGGAATCCCAAAGAGATAGAGAAGATGTTGAGAAACTCTAGGATAATTCTAGCAGATGCCCAGGAATGGGAGGAGTACTTCAAGAGGAAGCTCATGAACAAGAACGTTGAGAAGGCAAGTCTATGCAGGCTGTGCTTAATAAGGGGGGAGATAACAGTCCTCACAGAGGGCAACAGGATAAAGTATAGGGATGAATACATCTGTGAGCGTTGCGCTGAGGAAGAGCTTAAGGCAGAGCTTAGAATGAGGTTCAACTCAATTGGAATGTTTGAACAGGCAAAAAAGTTACTTGAAAAGTTCAGGGATCTAGATAAGGTCCTCTATGCTTTTGATCCTCGGTTTGATCCAACGGATCATCCGGAAGTTACCAAGTGGGACGAGCTTAAGGCCAAGCATATTAAGGTTGAGAGGATGAGCATTGACGACTTGAACATTCCTGAGAGGTTAAAGGATGTCCTTAAACTTGAGGGCATAAGGGAGCTCTTGCCTGTTCAGGTTCTCGCAGTAAAGAGGGGCCTCCTTGAGGGGGAAAACCTCCTTGTGGTTTCAGCCACGGCGAGCGGCAAAACGCTTATAGGTGAGCTGGCTGGAATTCCTAAGGCTCTTGAAGGCAAGAAGATGCTGTTCTTGGTTCCTTTGGTTGCTCTGGCCAACCAGAAGTACGAGGACTTTAAGAGGAGGTACTCTAAGCTTGGTCTTAAAGTGGCGATAAGGGTTGGAATGAGCAGGATCAAAACAAAGGAAGAGCCAATAGTAGTTGACACTGGAATAGATGCGGACATAATAGTGGGAACTTATGAGGGAATTGACTACCTTCTAAGGGCTGGAAAAAGGATAGGCAATGTTGGAACGGTGGTTATAGATGAGATCCATATGATAGATGATGAGGAGAGAGGGCCCCGTTTGGATGGTCTCATCGCGAGGCTCAGGAGGCTCTATCCAAAGGCCCAGTTCATAGGGCTCTCCGCTACAATAGGAAACCCCGAGGAGCTTGCAAAGTCCCTGGGGATGAAGCTCGTCCTTTATGATGAGAGGCCCGTCGACCTGGAGAGGCACATAATAATAGCTAGGAACGAGAGCGAGAAGTGGAGGTATATAGCAAAGCTATGTAAGGCTGAAGCGATGAGAAAGAGCGAGAAAGGCTTCAAAGGGCAGACGATAGTTTTTACGTTCTCAAGGAAGAGGTGCCACGAACTGGCCTCTTTCCTAACCGGTAAAGGCCTAAAAGCTAGGCCCTACCACTCAGGATTGCCATACAAGCAGAGGAAGATAACGGAGATGGAGTTTCAGGCTCAGATGATAGATGTCGTCGTTACAACCGCAGCCCTGGGAGCCGGGGTTGACTTCCCCGCGAGCCAAGTGGTATTTGAAAGCCTTGCGATGGGCAACAAGTGGTTAACCGTTAGGGAGTTCCACCAGATGCTTGGGCGAGCGGGAAGGCCTATGTACCACGAGAAGGGTAAGGTCTACTTAATAGTCGAGCCCGGGAGAAAGTATTCGGCCCAGATGGAAGGTACTGAAGATGAGGTGGCATTAAAGTTGCTCACCTCCCCTATAGAGCCCGTGGTCGTTGAGTGGGGAGAGGAACTTGAGGAAGACAACGTTCTAGCCCACGCCTGCGTTTTCAACAACCTTAGGGTCATAGAGGAAGTCCACTCACTAACGTTAGGGGCCAGTCAGAGTGCCTCTGAGGTGCTTAAGAGGCTCGAGGAAAAGGATATGGTTCGGGTTAGAGGTTCAAAAGTTGAAGTTACGCCCTATGGAAGAGCCGTGAGCATGAGCTTCCTTCTTCCAAGTGAAGCGGAATTCATAAGGGAAAACCTTGGAAAGAGTGATCCTTTAGGCATCGCGATAAAGCTCTTCCCCTTCGAGAACGTCTACCTTCCTGGCTTCCTTCAGAGGGAGATAGAATCCGCAGTAAGGGGCAGGATAAGCTCTAACCTGTTCTCCAGTTCATTCGCAGCTGTCCTTGAGGAGCTCGACAAGATAATCCCGGAGATCAGTCCAAACGCGGCGGATAGACTGTTCTTGATATATCAAGACTTTTTCAACTGCCCCGAGCAGGACTGCACGGAGTTTGCAATGGAGAGGATAGCGAGAAAAATCGTGGATCTAAGGATTGAGGGAAGGGAGCCGTCAAAGATATCAGAGTACTTCAGGAAGATCTACGGTTTAATAGTCTACCCAGGGGATGTTTTCACGTGGCTGGACGGAATAATTAGAAAACTCGAAGCAATCGAAAGGATTGCGAAAGTTTTCAATGCGAGAGATGTCCTCAACGAGGCCTCGCTGATTAAGAGGGAAATTGAGGAGGGAAGAAGGTTTAAAGTTAGTGGTAGAGATAAAATGGTGGGAGGGAGAGGAAGTTGGATGAGGAGCAAAAGAGGAGGACAGTGA